In one Bradyrhizobium cosmicum genomic region, the following are encoded:
- a CDS encoding outer membrane protein — MKVRVRWSVAMRRLLLAAVMFGTVSAAHAADLSDLPILRGSFTDGLSKSSHNWDGFYVGGQFGFATSEIDFSHAPKSMTDFMLRDSILQAPVGGWSLLPKNHVQATGFGAYVGRNWQLYDAVMGVEANYSYMNNLASSASDSMARLIPGETAPTNHAYIYDTTLGGGASLQLKDYATFRGRIGWAGGDFMPYAFGGLAIGRAEVSRFATVSYVKNDIFTDPNSGATSTTVAGTGTMTQSERRANSFIYGWTGGIGIEYALLDCVILRGEWEHVGFSNAKDISVNLNNFRLGAGYKF, encoded by the coding sequence GTGAAAGTTCGAGTTCGATGGAGCGTTGCGATGCGTAGGCTTTTATTGGCTGCGGTGATGTTTGGGACGGTGTCTGCCGCACACGCGGCCGACCTTTCCGATCTGCCCATCCTGCGCGGCAGCTTCACCGACGGTCTGTCGAAGTCATCCCATAATTGGGACGGCTTCTATGTCGGCGGCCAGTTCGGCTTTGCCACGTCGGAAATCGATTTCAGCCACGCCCCGAAATCGATGACCGATTTCATGCTTCGCGACAGCATCCTTCAGGCGCCGGTCGGCGGCTGGTCGCTGCTGCCGAAAAATCACGTCCAGGCGACCGGGTTCGGCGCCTATGTGGGCCGCAACTGGCAGCTCTATGATGCCGTGATGGGCGTTGAGGCCAACTACAGCTACATGAACAATCTCGCGAGCAGTGCAAGCGATTCCATGGCGAGATTGATCCCCGGGGAAACAGCCCCGACGAATCACGCCTATATTTACGATACGACGCTCGGCGGCGGTGCCTCGTTGCAGCTCAAGGACTATGCGACTTTCCGAGGTCGGATCGGATGGGCCGGTGGGGACTTCATGCCTTACGCGTTTGGCGGCCTTGCGATCGGGCGCGCCGAGGTGTCGAGGTTTGCGACCGTGTCGTACGTGAAAAACGACATCTTCACGGATCCCAACAGTGGCGCGACGTCTACCACGGTTGCCGGCACCGGCACGATGACGCAGTCCGAGCGGCGCGCGAACAGCTTCATCTACGGATGGACGGGGGGAATCGGAATCGAATACGCGTTGCTCGACTGTGTGATCCTTCGCGGCGAGTGGGAGCACGTCGGGTTCTCGAACGCCAAGGATATCTCCGTCAACCTGAACAACTTCCGATTGGGCGCCGGCTACAAGTTCTGA